The window GTGAGGCGGGTGGTCGGCTTCGGGTAATGACGGCGAATGTCCTGACGCCTAATCGTAACAGTGACCGACTTATTCAGTTAGTTCGGGATTATACGCCGGATGTTCTGGTGACGCTTGAGTCTGATGCATGGTGGGGTAAGCAATTAGAAGCTATTGAAGAGAACTACCCTCATACGGTTAAGGTGCCTCTGGACAACCTTTATGGTATGCACGTCTACTCGAGGTTGCCATTGTCTGACGTTAGTGTTGAATACTTAATTGAAGACGATAAGCCGTCGATACATTGCTTTATTGAATTGCCAACAGGCCAGAGGGTCAAAGCACACTTTGTGCATCCGGCGCCGCCGAGTCCAACGGAAAATGAGGAGTCGGAAGAACGTGACGGTGAGCTGCTTTTGGTTGCCCGACAGGTTGAGCCTGATAAGCATCCAACGATAGTTACTGGCGACTTGAACGATGTGGCGTGGTCGAGAACGACACTGCTCTTTCGAAAGGTAAGCGGTCTGTTAGACCCGCGTGTGGGGCGGGGCATGTTTAACACGTTCCACGCGGACTATTGGTTTGCTCGCTGGCCGCTTGATCATATCTTTCATAGTCACCACTTTGCGCTGGTCTCAATGACTCGCCTGCCTGGATTTGGCTCTGACCACTTCCCGCTACTAACGGAACTGGCTCTTGCGCCCGGTGAAAATGGTATTAATGACGGTCCTTCGCCTGACGAAGAGGACAAAGAAGCTGCCGATGAAATCGTCAAAAAGGCTATGGCTTAAGCTTTTTCTTAAAATGAATACGCTGTACGAGTAATCCGGTAATGATGAGCGCTAAGCCTGCAATAGTGCTGACATAAATGGTTTCGCCAATAATTGCTGACAGTAGTAGCAGTGAAATAAACGGCGATACAAAAATCAGGTTGCTAATAAGTGCGGTGTTAGTGGCTGTTTTCATGGCTTTTAGCCAAAACAAAAACGTAATACCCATCTCAAATAACCCGACATAACTGACAGCCGCCCAGCCTTGCCAGGGGATATTCGACCAGTCGCTCCAGATAAAGCTGGCAACAATTAAAACCGGCAGAGCTAAACCAAAGGATAAAACCAGGCTAACAACAGAATCAGCATTGCGCCGGGTGTTCAGTATCCAGTAACCGGCCCACAGGAAGGTTGATATTAAGGCTAATAAAACACCCCAGGGGTTGCTAAAGCTTAGCCCTAATAAGTCACCACGCGTTGCTATAATTAACACACCAAAATAGCCCAGTGCGCAGGCTACCCAGTCGCGGCGACGGATATGTTGCTTTAAAAACAAGGCCGCCATAATACTAAGTGCTATTGCCCAGGTGTAATTCAGGGGCTGAGCTTCGGAGGCAGGTAGCAGTTTATAGGCCTGAAAGAGCACCAAATAGTAGATAAGAGGGTTAATAAGGCCCATAAGTACGTAGTACAAGGGCATTTTTCGTAGTTCAAGCAACAACAAGTGAGATTTTTTCTGAATCACACAGACGAGGCTTAAAACAGCAAAAGATACCGCACTGGCGGCTGTCACCATCTGTAACGGCGTCATGTACTCTAGTGTGATTTTAAACGCCGTAGCGACCGTCGACCATAGTAAAACGGCGATAATGGCGTAGATAAAGGCGAGTTTATCAGCGGCTATGGTGTGATGGCATGGCGCCCCCTTAACTCATACGTCGATGAGCACTGCAGCTTGTTGGTGTTCAATCCAGAGAAAGGCATTCTGCTGATATCGGCGGGCAAGGTCAATGACTGTTTGTTGACTCAACCCTAAAACCATAAAGCTTTCTTCGGCGAGCCATTGATTGTCGCGATCTTCTCCAGCGCCGTAAAAGTAACGAATGCCTTTTAAATTGCTAATATCTGCTTCTAAAAGTAGGTTTCGGTGCCTATTCTCGTGAGTACTTAAAAGTGAACTGTGTGGATTAAAGGCGGTAATAAAGGCTCCGGTTTTACAATTAACGTCATGACATAGTGAATTAAAATCGCTGCTGATGTCGCCAACGGACAGAGTGATTTTTCGATCATCCACGACAAACCAGTAGTCGGTATTTTTATAGTGTTCCAGCAATGTTGCGTCCATACTTTGACCATGGCTTAAGCGTTAATTAAAGTAAGACTGTAACTTTTGCGACAGTGAGATTCTATGAACCGAAGTATTAGTGTTATTACGCTGGGCGTTGATGACTTAAAGCGTGCGCTCGCTTTTTATCAGGACGGTTTAGGATGGGAAACGGATGGCATAGTCGGTGAAGGTCTTGAGAATGGAGCGGTTGTTTTCTTTAAACTGCCGAGCGGCTTAAGGTTGGCTTTGTGGCCGCGTAAAAGCATTGCTGCTGAAATGGGAGTTGATGTCGCTAAAAATGCTAATGAGGTACTGCTGAGCCACAATGTCAGTTCCCGCTCTGAAGTTGATACAGTCATGAATGAAGCGAAATTGGCAGGAGCAACCACTCTTCATGAGGCTAGAGAATTATTTTGGGGTGGCTACGGCGGTTTCTTCAAAGACCTTGACGGCCATATTTGGGAAGTTACCTGGAATCCGGAGTGGAGCTCCTAGTCTTGGTTAAAGTTGTTGTTTTGATTTAGATTAAATATATGTGAGTATTTACTCTAAAATAGAATTTGTTTTGATCTGATACAGACGACGACGCGTAAAATACTGCATTCAGATGCCCTTATTTGTAGTAGGAATGCCCAGATGCTCTGCGCTAAAACGAAACACCAGCTTGCCAAGACCACCGAAGAGCTTGAGCAGTACAAACAATTAATGAATGCAGTTGACAGTAACGTTGCACGCATTGATTTTACCCCTCAGGGCTACGTTTTGAACGCCAATAATCAGTTCTTAGAAACGATGGGTTATAGTCTGGATGATGTGATATCTAAGCATCACAAAATGTTTTGTGAATCGAGCTATTCGTCTTCTCAAGCGTATCGAACGTTTTGGCAGCAGTTGGCAGAGGGCAAGTCGCAACGTGAGCGATTTAAGCGCATTCGCAGTAATGGCGACATTATTTGGTTAGAAGCGACGTACTTTCCCGTTAAAAACGAGAAAGGCGAGGTGGTTTTCATTACGAAAATTGCCAGTGACGTCACCGATGAAGTCACAGCCTTAGAGCAGCAAACCGCTATTAATACAGCAATTAATAAGTCAATGGCGACGATTGAGTTCTCACCTGACGGAATGATTACCTGGGCAAATGATAACTTTCTGAACACAGTAGGTTATTCGTTAAGCGATATTACCGGAAAACACCACAAGCTATTTTGTGAGCAAAGCTTCTACGATGAGAACCCAGGGTTTTGGCGTGAGCTTGCTAAAGGCGAGTTTAAAACTGGGCGTTTTAAGCGGGTCAGCAAGCAGGGGCAACCGATATGGCTGGAAGCCAGTTATAACCCAATTTTTGATAGCAGCGGTCAAGTTGTGAAGGTTATTAAGTTCGCCAGCGACGTAACGGAGCAAGTGCTAAAAGCCGAGCAAACCACAGAAGCGGCGGAAATTGCGTATTCAACGTCTCAGCAAACGGCGATGATAGTGAAAGACGGTAAAGCTTCTATGGATGTTTCGGTGGAAATGTCGAGTGAAATACTCGCTAAAAGCCAGAGAACGGATGCCATTATTGAGCAGTTGCAAGAACAGGCGAATAGTATTGAAGACATTGTGAAAACGATAAATGCTCTGGCTGATCAAACGAATCTACTGGCGCTAAACGCGGCGATTGAAGCGGCCAGAGCAGGAGAGCATGGTCGCGGGTTTGCCGTCGTTGCTGACGAAGTACGAAACCTGGCGACTCGAACCACTCAGGCCACTAGCGAAATATCAGGCGTGATGCAGCGCAGCTCTGAAGTTTCTGAAGCCATTTCCTTATCGATTGACGATATTCAAGAGATGGCACAACGAGGACAAGAGCAAATAGAAAAAGTGAAAGCGGTAATGGATGAGATAGACGAAGGTGCAACGAATGTTGTTAACGCCGTCAGTCATCTTTCCTAGCAAGCTTAACGGTTAGCTAGCATTTTCCTTAGTAATCCTGGCATAAAGCGCTGCAACAGTGGCGCTAATTTGCTCATGCCTTTGCCGCTAACCACTTCCGCTTTATTGTTTTCTATTGCCTGAATAATATCTGATGCACATTGCTCAGGACTAATACCGCCTGCGTTGTCGGTGTCTTCCTTGCCTCGTAGTGAACCGTCTCCGGTTAGAGCGTTATGGGCAATTTGAGTATGTACAAAGCCTGGAAGTATGGTGGTGCACTGCACGCCATGCTCAGCCATTTCAGCTCGTAAACAGTCCATGTAACCAATAACAGCAAACTTAGCACCGGAATAACCGCTACGAAGTTTGGTGCCCACTTTTCCGGCGACGCTGGAAACGGTGACGATGTGCCCGTTATGACGTTCAATCATACCTGGAAGTACGACTTGATTTAACGCGACTACCGAGAAGTAGTCGACTTCCATTAGTGTTCGGTAAACCGGAAGCTCTGTTTCCACGACTAGGCTGCGCTGAGAAACGCCGGCATTATTAATTAAAATATCGACTGTTTTATTAGCTAATGCTGACGACGCCGTTTCTTTTGCTTTTTCCGGGTGGCTTAAGTCGAGGGCTAAGACGCTGTGAGCATCTGGGCTTGGCAGTGACAGGCGCAACTCCTCCAGCTGAGATTCGCGACGCGAAGTGAGAATAAGCTTCGCACCTTTTTCTGCGAGTTGATGCGCCAGCGCTAAACCGATGCCTGAAGAAGCACCGGTTAGCCAGACTGTCTTATTCGCAATAGCAGTCATTGGTTAGCCTGCCGGGTAGGTATAACTAGCCTGGAAGCCCAGAGGAATACCCAGAGTCCAGTAAATCACCAGGAACGCCGACCACAACACCAGTAGTGAAACGGTGTATGGCAGCATCATGGAAACCAGCGTGCCTATGCCGGTCTTCTTAACGTAACGCTGGCAGTAAACGACAACCAGAGGGAAGTACGGCAATAATGGCGTAATGATGTTGCTGGACGAGTCGCCCACACGATAAGCCGCTTGCGTTAAATCGGGCGAGTAACCTAGTTGCATCAGCATAGGCACGAAAATAGGTGAAATAAGCGCCCATTTAGCCGACGCTGACCCCACAAACAAGTTGATAAACGCGACCAAGAAGACAATACCCACCATGGTAACGCCACCTGACAGCTCTAAGCTGGCAAGGAAGTTAGCGCCTTTTACTGAAATAAGTGTTCCTAACTGAGAATCGCCGAACGCTTTAATGAACAGCGCACAGAAGAACGCCATGACCATATAATAAGCCATGCCTTCCATCGATTTACTCATCGCGCCAATAACGTCTTGCGAGTTCGTAAAGTTACCTGATACGTACCCGTGAACAATGCCCGGAATGATAAACAACAGGAATATTAACGGGACAATCATGCCCATTAGTGGTGCGCCCAAAGAAGCTAATTCACCCGTTTGTGGATCGGCCAGTGGCGAATTTTCTGCTGTCGCTGAAAAGTACAGTAGAACAATGCCAGCCAACATGGTGAGAGAAGCGGCGTAAAACGCTTTGCGGTCACGTGGAGAAACATCATCAACCGCCGGCATATCGTCAGGATGTCCGTCGATTTCGGCACCGCGAAGGCGAGGTTCAACGACTTTGTCAGTTAAGAACCAACCGATAGCCACCACGACAATAGAAGACGCAGCCGTAAAGAAGTAGTTATTCAACGGGTTCAGTTGAATGTCAGCATCAATAATTTGCGCCGCGCTTTGGGTAAAACCCTGCAGCAATGGGTCAATAGCGGAAGGCACAAAGTTAGCACTGAAACCACCGGAAACCCCGGCGAATGCGGCTGCAATACCGGCTAATGGATGACGACCTGCCGCATAGAAGATAACTCCGCCTAATGGAATGACCAACACGTAGCCCGCGTCGACTGCCGTGTGGCTGACAATAGCCACCAAAATAAGCATTGGCGTGAGTAAGGCTTTTGGTGTTACGTTCAGCATAAGTTTAATGGCTACGTCGATATAACCTGAACGTTCGGCCACACCGACCCCCAGCATTGCCAGCAATACAACGCCTAATGGCGCAAAGCCCATAAAGGTATCGACCATGTTCGCCAAGAACGCTGTTATTTCAGGGCCACTCAGCAAATTAGTAACGCTAATGGCCTCGCCGGTCAGTGGGTGTGTTTCGTCAAAGCTAACGCCTGACATCGCCCATGACATGACCCAAACAATAATGAGTAAGCCGAAAAACATAACGGCTGGGTCAGGAAGCTTGTTGCCAACTTTTTCTACGCCGTCGAGCATGCGGTTGAGCAGACTGTTCGGTTTTTCCTTTTGCGAACGATCCGGTTGAGGAGATTGAGCCATGGTATATTCCTGATTGTTATTTTATTGGTCTAATTATTATCCGCAGGTATCATAACCATTATTTAGTGTTTGAACAAAGCAACAAGGTGAAAATTTCCCCATGATTTGTGGTGTCGATGAAGCGGGCAGAGGTCCTATTGCAGGGCCGGTTGTCGCCGCTGCGGTTATTCTTGATCCTGAACGTCCTATTGAAGGGCTCAATGACTCGAAAAAGTTGAGTGAGAAAAAGCGTGCAAAGCTCAGCACAGAGATAAAAGAAAAAGCCCTGTACTGGGCGATAGCGCAGTCTGACCCGGACGAGATTGAACAAATCAATATACTCTGGGCAACGATGAAAGCCATGCAGCGTTCCGTGGAAGCCTTGCCGGTGGCCCCAAGTAAGGTACTGATTGATGGTAACCGCGTTCCCGAATTGAATGTACCCGCCGAAGCTATTGTGGGCGGTGACGCCAGTGAAGCTTGTATTGCCGCCGCCTCTATTTTGGCGAAAGTTGAGCGGGACCGGCAAATGCTCGAATGGCACGAGCGCTATCCGGAATACGAGTTTCATAAGCACAAAGCGTACGGAACGGCGCGCCACATTGAGTTATTAAAAAAGTATGGACCGTGTCCTATTCATCGGCGAGACTATAAGCCGGTTCGTGAGGCCTTGGCTAACTTGTGATTTTATCTCCCAAGCCTTAAAATATCGGCTCTTTCCGTTATTTCTAAATTGATAAGTTGGAACACCACCATGCAGTCTATTCCTCACGTCGATATGCGACGTTATCACGATAATTTCGATGCCTTCACTCAGGATGTTGGTCAGGGCTATGAAAAATATGGCTTTATTGCCCTCACCCAGCATGGTGTTGATACTGCGCTTATTGAACGTGCGTTGGACACGTGTCGTGAGTTATTCGCACTGCCGGACGAAGTGAAAAAACAATATCACCGTCCCGGAGAAGGTGGCGCGCGCGGCTATACGCCATTTGGCACAGAAATAGCCAAAGACGCAGAGCACGTGGACTTAAAAGAATTCTGGCACGTTGGTCGAGAAGTAGAGGGTACGCCTGCGTATCCGCAACTATTACCGAATGTCTGGCCAGCAGAGTTACCAAAGTTTAAAGACGACATGCTAGCTATCTATGAAGCACTGGATAAGCTGGGTAACCAGGTGCTGGATGCGTTGGCTGTATATTTAGGCCAGCCTAAAGACTTTTTTCGCGACAAAGTGAATAACGGCAACTCAATTTTGCGCCCACTGCATTACCCGCCTATTATTGATGAAGACACGCCGTCCGTGCGTGCAGGCGCACACGAAGATATTAATGTACTGACTTTATTGGTTGGTTCGAGGGAGCCTGGGTTAGAAGTCTTAGCAAAAGACGGCAGCTGGGTACCTGTGACGATTATCGAAGGTGCGATTATTTGTAATGTGGGCGACATGTTGCAGCGTTTAACCAACCATGTATTACCGTCTACAACGCACCGAGTGGTTAATCCGCCTGCGCCGTATAATGAAAAGTCGCGTTACTCAATTCCGTTCTTTTTACACTTTAATCCGGACGTAATGATAACGCCGCTTGAGAGCTGTATTACAGCCGAAAACCCGCAGCGAGACGAGCCGATTACGGCCGATGATTATTTAATGCAGCGTTTGCGTGAAATTGGTCTGATTAAAGACTAATAGCAATCCACACGAAGGAGTATGCAGGTGAATAAGAACAAGCGTCTTTTCAGTCAGCTAGCGCGTGGTATGACTATCGTTTTCGGCTCGGCGGCCGTGCTCAGTTGTGCGTCTGCACCTGAACCAATGCCCAAAAGCGAAAATTTTGAGCTGACGGTGTTGCATGTCAACGACCACCACTCAACGCTAGACGCAAAGCAGCAAACGCTGGTATGGGCTGACCAGGATTGGCAGGTAGAAGCCGGTGGTTTTCCTCGTATTGGCGCGCAGATAAAAGCGCTAAGAGCCGCTAATGATCATGTTCTTACCCTGCATGCCGGAGACGCGGTAACCGGCAGCTTGTATTTTACCTTGTTTGGTAGTGAAGCCGACGCCCGCATGATGAATAACGTTTGCTTCGATGCGTTTACCATAGGCAACCACGAGTTTGACACGGGGGACGCCGGTCTTGCCAAGTTCTTACAGCAGTTAGGATCACCTCAGTGTCAGACGGCCAAACTGAGTGCGAATATACAACCCGAAGTGGGTCAGTCACCGCTGACGCCAGATAATCAATGGCAAATGTTTAAGCCTTACACCATTGTTAAGCGTGGTGGTGAAGAGGTGGCGATTATTGGTTTAACCATTGCCAGTAAAACCAAAAAATCTTCACAGCCGGATAAAAGTACTGAGTTTTTAGACGAACTTGAAACGGCACAAAAATACATTGCTGAGGTTCAGC is drawn from Idiomarina piscisalsi and contains these coding sequences:
- a CDS encoding methyl-accepting chemotaxis protein, with protein sequence MLCAKTKHQLAKTTEELEQYKQLMNAVDSNVARIDFTPQGYVLNANNQFLETMGYSLDDVISKHHKMFCESSYSSSQAYRTFWQQLAEGKSQRERFKRIRSNGDIIWLEATYFPVKNEKGEVVFITKIASDVTDEVTALEQQTAINTAINKSMATIEFSPDGMITWANDNFLNTVGYSLSDITGKHHKLFCEQSFYDENPGFWRELAKGEFKTGRFKRVSKQGQPIWLEASYNPIFDSSGQVVKVIKFASDVTEQVLKAEQTTEAAEIAYSTSQQTAMIVKDGKASMDVSVEMSSEILAKSQRTDAIIEQLQEQANSIEDIVKTINALADQTNLLALNAAIEAARAGEHGRGFAVVADEVRNLATRTTQATSEISGVMQRSSEVSEAISLSIDDIQEMAQRGQEQIEKVKAVMDEIDEGATNVVNAVSHLS
- a CDS encoding DMT family transporter, whose product is MAADKLAFIYAIIAVLLWSTVATAFKITLEYMTPLQMVTAASAVSFAVLSLVCVIQKKSHLLLLELRKMPLYYVLMGLINPLIYYLVLFQAYKLLPASEAQPLNYTWAIALSIMAALFLKQHIRRRDWVACALGYFGVLIIATRGDLLGLSFSNPWGVLLALISTFLWAGYWILNTRRNADSVVSLVLSFGLALPVLIVASFIWSDWSNIPWQGWAAVSYVGLFEMGITFLFWLKAMKTATNTALISNLIFVSPFISLLLLSAIIGETIYVSTIAGLALIITGLLVQRIHFKKKLKP
- a CDS encoding endonuclease/exonuclease/phosphatase family protein yields the protein MFEIIYLSLAILLAVLTLAPLSWSQVWWIRGLDFPRLQLSVVLSMLLVVGFVVIRDWTSVTAVAMGLIIGCLVCQLWWVVPYTVFFPKEVKALNKREAGGRLRVMTANVLTPNRNSDRLIQLVRDYTPDVLVTLESDAWWGKQLEAIEENYPHTVKVPLDNLYGMHVYSRLPLSDVSVEYLIEDDKPSIHCFIELPTGQRVKAHFVHPAPPSPTENEESEERDGELLLVARQVEPDKHPTIVTGDLNDVAWSRTTLLFRKVSGLLDPRVGRGMFNTFHADYWFARWPLDHIFHSHHFALVSMTRLPGFGSDHFPLLTELALAPGENGINDGPSPDEEDKEAADEIVKKAMA
- a CDS encoding VOC family protein — translated: MNRSISVITLGVDDLKRALAFYQDGLGWETDGIVGEGLENGAVVFFKLPSGLRLALWPRKSIAAEMGVDVAKNANEVLLSHNVSSRSEVDTVMNEAKLAGATTLHEARELFWGGYGGFFKDLDGHIWEVTWNPEWSS
- a CDS encoding DUF3293 domain-containing protein; the encoded protein is MDATLLEHYKNTDYWFVVDDRKITLSVGDISSDFNSLCHDVNCKTGAFITAFNPHSSLLSTHENRHRNLLLEADISNLKGIRYFYGAGEDRDNQWLAEESFMVLGLSQQTVIDLARRYQQNAFLWIEHQQAAVLIDV
- a CDS encoding AbgT family transporter, translated to MAQSPQPDRSQKEKPNSLLNRMLDGVEKVGNKLPDPAVMFFGLLIIVWVMSWAMSGVSFDETHPLTGEAISVTNLLSGPEITAFLANMVDTFMGFAPLGVVLLAMLGVGVAERSGYIDVAIKLMLNVTPKALLTPMLILVAIVSHTAVDAGYVLVIPLGGVIFYAAGRHPLAGIAAAFAGVSGGFSANFVPSAIDPLLQGFTQSAAQIIDADIQLNPLNNYFFTAASSIVVVAIGWFLTDKVVEPRLRGAEIDGHPDDMPAVDDVSPRDRKAFYAASLTMLAGIVLLYFSATAENSPLADPQTGELASLGAPLMGMIVPLIFLLFIIPGIVHGYVSGNFTNSQDVIGAMSKSMEGMAYYMVMAFFCALFIKAFGDSQLGTLISVKGANFLASLELSGGVTMVGIVFLVAFINLFVGSASAKWALISPIFVPMLMQLGYSPDLTQAAYRVGDSSSNIITPLLPYFPLVVVYCQRYVKKTGIGTLVSMMLPYTVSLLVLWSAFLVIYWTLGIPLGFQASYTYPAG
- a CDS encoding SDR family oxidoreductase, which translates into the protein MTAIANKTVWLTGASSGIGLALAHQLAEKGAKLILTSRRESQLEELRLSLPSPDAHSVLALDLSHPEKAKETASSALANKTVDILINNAGVSQRSLVVETELPVYRTLMEVDYFSVVALNQVVLPGMIERHNGHIVTVSSVAGKVGTKLRSGYSGAKFAVIGYMDCLRAEMAEHGVQCTTILPGFVHTQIAHNALTGDGSLRGKEDTDNAGGISPEQCASDIIQAIENNKAEVVSGKGMSKLAPLLQRFMPGLLRKMLANR
- a CDS encoding isopenicillin N synthase family dioxygenase; this encodes MQSIPHVDMRRYHDNFDAFTQDVGQGYEKYGFIALTQHGVDTALIERALDTCRELFALPDEVKKQYHRPGEGGARGYTPFGTEIAKDAEHVDLKEFWHVGREVEGTPAYPQLLPNVWPAELPKFKDDMLAIYEALDKLGNQVLDALAVYLGQPKDFFRDKVNNGNSILRPLHYPPIIDEDTPSVRAGAHEDINVLTLLVGSREPGLEVLAKDGSWVPVTIIEGAIICNVGDMLQRLTNHVLPSTTHRVVNPPAPYNEKSRYSIPFFLHFNPDVMITPLESCITAENPQRDEPITADDYLMQRLREIGLIKD
- the rnhB gene encoding ribonuclease HII; its protein translation is MICGVDEAGRGPIAGPVVAAAVILDPERPIEGLNDSKKLSEKKRAKLSTEIKEKALYWAIAQSDPDEIEQINILWATMKAMQRSVEALPVAPSKVLIDGNRVPELNVPAEAIVGGDASEACIAAASILAKVERDRQMLEWHERYPEYEFHKHKAYGTARHIELLKKYGPCPIHRRDYKPVREALANL